The Aeromicrobium yanjiei genome includes a region encoding these proteins:
- a CDS encoding pilus assembly protein TadG-related protein — MRREEGQITVMTIGFLVFIGLLAAVVINASAAFLERQELDNMADGAALAAADGLSRDIFYRRGEVTLDDAEARRLVGSYVTGDGIRIVRVSTDEEEVSVRLERSIDLAISPPGFTSRTTIVSEATAQLRLGD, encoded by the coding sequence ATGAGACGCGAGGAGGGCCAGATCACCGTCATGACGATCGGCTTCCTGGTGTTCATCGGCTTGCTCGCTGCGGTCGTGATCAACGCCTCGGCGGCCTTCCTCGAGCGGCAGGAGCTCGACAACATGGCCGACGGTGCAGCTCTGGCAGCAGCGGACGGCCTGAGCCGCGACATCTTCTACCGGCGCGGAGAGGTCACCCTCGACGACGCCGAGGCCCGCCGTCTCGTGGGCAGCTACGTCACCGGCGACGGGATCCGGATCGTCCGGGTCAGCACGGACGAGGAAGAGGTGAGCGTACGCCTCGAGCGCTCGATCGACCTCGCGATCTCGCCGCCGGGATTCACGTCCCGCACGACGATCGTCTCCGAGGCGACGGCTCAGCTGAGGCTGGGGGACTGA
- a CDS encoding type II secretion system F family protein: protein MGALIGLVAGAGILLVLWTFAEPDWQPTRRTSARRHPVADLLAAAGVVGVSPGQLVATCVVAFVVGAVVMTGVSGVVAIGVVFGAMAGALPVGVLRGRAIRRLRDHAALWPDAVDNLASAVRAGLSLPEALIQLGERGPEAMRDAFVQFGRDYHGTGRFNDSLDRLKDRLADPVGDRVIEALRIARDVGGGDLGRMLRSLSGFLREDLRTRGELESRQSWTVNGARLAVAAPWLVLLLMCLQGDVVGRFASGAGLVVLTTGAVLCVVAYRLMMWIGRLPTERRILA from the coding sequence GTGGGCGCCCTGATCGGGCTGGTGGCCGGGGCGGGGATCCTGCTCGTCCTGTGGACCTTCGCCGAGCCGGACTGGCAGCCGACCCGCCGTACGTCCGCGCGTCGTCACCCGGTCGCGGACCTCCTGGCCGCAGCGGGTGTCGTCGGGGTGTCTCCGGGACAGCTCGTCGCCACGTGCGTGGTCGCGTTCGTCGTCGGAGCGGTGGTCATGACCGGGGTCTCGGGCGTCGTGGCGATCGGGGTCGTGTTCGGTGCGATGGCTGGCGCACTCCCGGTCGGCGTCCTTCGGGGCCGGGCGATCCGCCGGCTCCGCGACCACGCCGCCCTGTGGCCCGATGCGGTCGACAACCTGGCCTCGGCCGTACGGGCCGGTCTCTCGCTGCCGGAGGCGCTGATCCAGCTCGGGGAGCGGGGGCCCGAGGCGATGCGTGACGCGTTCGTCCAGTTCGGTCGCGACTACCACGGCACGGGGCGCTTCAACGACTCGCTCGACCGCCTCAAGGACCGCCTCGCGGACCCGGTCGGCGACCGAGTCATCGAGGCGCTGCGCATCGCGCGCGACGTCGGTGGCGGAGACCTGGGACGGATGCTGCGATCCCTGTCGGGCTTCCTGCGCGAGGACCTGCGGACGCGTGGCGAGCTCGAGTCGCGCCAGTCCTGGACCGTCAACGGTGCCCGGCTCGCGGTCGCAGCGCCATGGCTCGTGCTGCTCCTGATGTGCCTGCAGGGCGACGTCGTGGGCCGCTTCGCGTCGGGCGCGGGGCTGGTCGTGCTGACCACCGGGGCAGTGCTGTGCGTGGTCGCCTACCGCCTGATGATGTGGATCGGCCGGCTGCCCACCGAGCGGCGGATCCTCGCATGA
- a CDS encoding CpaF family protein has translation MESSTSALADRVRDLVRQRRIDPRTDTASVRLAAIDAIAEHEARSLTGAVRTLDEPEVVIGQIVADVSGFGPLQAYLDDDTVEEVWINEPSRVFIARAGRHELTSLILSAELVRELVERMLSTSGRRLDISQPFVDAMLPGGHRLHVVLDGIARGFAAVNIRKFVAKAHSLDDLVALGTLDPPSAAFLDASVRAGLNIVVSGGTQAGKTTLLNCLAASIPGSQRLVSVEEVFELQCGHPDWVAMQTRQAGLEGTGAIDLRMLVKEALRMRPSRIVIGEVRAAECLDLLLALNAGLPGMASIHANSARQALVKLCTLPLLAGDNIGSRFVVPTVAAAVDIVVHTGLDPDGSRAVREIVAVTGRVENDLIESDPVFARQDGRLVRGHGAPLRREAFEQAGIDLDAVLGVTRWAP, from the coding sequence ATGGAATCGTCGACGTCGGCACTGGCGGACCGAGTCCGCGACCTCGTGCGTCAGCGTCGCATCGACCCCCGTACCGACACCGCCTCGGTGCGGCTGGCCGCGATCGATGCGATCGCCGAGCACGAGGCCCGCAGCCTGACCGGAGCGGTGCGCACGCTCGACGAGCCGGAGGTGGTGATCGGCCAGATCGTGGCCGACGTGAGCGGCTTCGGGCCCCTGCAGGCGTACCTCGACGACGACACCGTCGAGGAGGTCTGGATCAACGAGCCGTCGAGGGTGTTCATCGCGCGAGCGGGGCGGCACGAGCTGACCTCCTTGATCCTGTCCGCCGAGCTGGTGCGCGAGCTGGTCGAGCGGATGCTGTCGACGTCCGGCCGGCGCCTCGACATCTCCCAGCCGTTCGTGGACGCGATGCTGCCGGGCGGTCACCGCCTCCACGTCGTGCTGGACGGGATTGCTCGGGGCTTCGCGGCGGTCAACATCCGCAAGTTCGTCGCGAAGGCGCACTCGCTCGACGACCTGGTCGCCCTCGGGACGCTGGACCCGCCGAGTGCTGCGTTCCTCGACGCCAGCGTCCGGGCCGGTCTCAACATCGTGGTCTCCGGCGGGACGCAGGCCGGCAAGACCACCCTCCTGAACTGCCTGGCGGCGTCGATCCCCGGCTCCCAGAGGCTGGTCTCGGTGGAGGAGGTGTTCGAGCTGCAGTGCGGGCACCCCGACTGGGTCGCGATGCAGACCCGCCAGGCCGGCCTCGAGGGGACGGGCGCGATCGACCTGCGCATGCTGGTCAAGGAGGCGCTGCGCATGCGGCCCTCGCGGATCGTCATCGGCGAGGTGCGCGCGGCCGAGTGCCTCGACCTGCTGCTGGCGCTGAATGCGGGCCTGCCCGGCATGGCGAGCATCCACGCCAACTCCGCCCGGCAGGCGCTGGTCAAGCTGTGCACCCTGCCGCTGCTCGCCGGGGACAACATCGGCTCGCGGTTCGTGGTCCCGACCGTGGCCGCGGCGGTCGACATCGTGGTCCACACCGGACTCGACCCGGACGGGTCCCGGGCGGTCCGTGAGATCGTGGCCGTCACGGGCCGGGTCGAGAACGATCTCATCGAGTCGGACCCCGTGTTCGCGCGGCAGGACGGTCGGCTGGTCCGAGGGCACGGAGCGCCGCTTCGGCGCGAGGCGTTCGAGCAGGCGGGCATCGATCTCGACGCGGTGCTGGGGGTGACCCGGTGGGCGCCCTGA
- a CDS encoding sensor histidine kinase produces MRRLLPSSLTGRLIVTSVTLVAVVSALVALSATLVMRSYLTGRLDDQLEQSKERAEGEFRTNGPRFRPAEDDAQFCGEPPPLAQGQGAGSLTAIVTSDCFAGLVIPSSGRPRALSRSALEALTSVEVGDDPRTIRLPALGSYRVVAAETDQGSTVIQGLPTEDVDSTISSLIWWETLLALAGTGVAAIAGRMLVRRQLQPLREVAETAHRVTAMPLATGQVGEIVRVPDSLTDPTTEVGQVGEALNQMLGHVEDALDARHESEQQARQFLADASHELRTPLSTIKGYAELSRRTERADPKEILAKVESEAGRMSTLVEDMLLLARLDAGREVERRPVDLTRLVVEAVNDARVVDPERQWTFEVPDEPVTVEGDEQRLHQAVTNLLTNASRHTPPRTRVDVRILAGAPVRVEVHDDGPGIEADLLPTVFERFTRGDSSRTRASGGAGLGMSLVKAIMHAHGGNASVTSVPGDTTFTLTFPT; encoded by the coding sequence ATGCGCAGGTTGCTGCCGTCCTCCTTGACCGGACGGCTCATCGTCACCTCGGTGACACTCGTGGCCGTGGTGAGCGCGCTCGTGGCGCTGTCGGCCACGCTGGTCATGCGCTCGTACCTCACGGGCCGCCTCGACGATCAGCTCGAGCAGTCCAAGGAGCGCGCCGAGGGCGAGTTCCGGACCAACGGCCCGAGGTTCCGCCCGGCCGAGGACGACGCCCAGTTCTGCGGCGAGCCCCCTCCCCTCGCGCAGGGTCAGGGCGCCGGCAGCCTGACGGCCATCGTGACGTCCGACTGCTTCGCAGGCCTGGTGATCCCGAGCAGCGGTCGACCGCGAGCGCTGTCGCGCAGTGCGCTGGAGGCGCTCACGTCGGTCGAGGTCGGCGATGACCCGCGGACGATCCGGTTGCCCGCGCTGGGCTCGTACCGCGTCGTCGCAGCCGAGACCGACCAAGGCAGCACCGTCATCCAAGGGCTGCCGACCGAGGACGTCGACAGCACGATCTCGAGCCTGATCTGGTGGGAGACGCTGCTGGCCCTCGCCGGCACGGGCGTCGCCGCGATCGCCGGACGCATGCTCGTACGCCGTCAGCTGCAGCCCTTGCGAGAGGTCGCGGAGACCGCCCATCGGGTCACCGCGATGCCCCTCGCGACGGGGCAGGTCGGCGAGATCGTCCGCGTGCCCGACTCGCTGACCGACCCCACGACCGAGGTCGGCCAGGTCGGCGAGGCGCTCAACCAGATGTTGGGGCACGTCGAGGACGCCCTGGACGCCCGGCACGAGAGCGAGCAGCAGGCCCGCCAGTTCCTCGCGGACGCCTCGCACGAGCTGCGTACCCCGCTGTCGACCATCAAGGGGTATGCCGAGCTGAGCCGGCGTACCGAGCGCGCCGACCCAAAGGAGATCCTCGCCAAGGTCGAGTCGGAGGCCGGGCGCATGTCGACCCTCGTCGAGGACATGCTGCTGCTGGCCCGGCTCGACGCGGGGCGGGAGGTCGAGCGCCGACCGGTGGACCTGACCCGGCTGGTCGTCGAGGCGGTGAACGATGCGCGGGTCGTGGATCCCGAGCGGCAGTGGACGTTCGAGGTCCCGGACGAGCCCGTCACGGTCGAGGGTGACGAGCAGCGACTGCACCAGGCGGTGACCAACCTGTTGACCAACGCCAGCCGTCACACGCCGCCCCGGACCCGGGTCGACGTCCGCATCCTCGCCGGCGCCCCGGTCCGGGTGGAGGTGCACGACGACGGCCCCGGCATCGAGGCCGACCTGCTGCCCACGGTCTTCGAGCGGTTCACCCGCGGCGACTCCTCGCGCACCCGGGCGTCCGGCGGGGCCGGCCTGGGGATGTCCTTGGTCAAGGCGATCATGCACGCGCACGGCGGCAACGCGTCGGTCACCAGCGTCCCCGGCGACACCACGTTCACCCTGACGTTCCCCACCTGA
- a CDS encoding TadE family protein: MQRDDPDRGAAVVDFVLIMVLLVPLVLGIAQVALVLHVRNTLAAAASEGARSAAPLGATPADGAERTRTMIRTALDDRYADDVAASLTTVGGAPGTEVEVRAQVPALGLFGPSVSLTVRGHAVREVEP; this comes from the coding sequence GTGCAGCGGGACGATCCTGACCGCGGCGCCGCCGTGGTCGACTTCGTCCTGATCATGGTGCTCCTCGTGCCGCTCGTGCTCGGCATCGCCCAGGTCGCCCTCGTCCTGCACGTGCGCAACACGCTGGCCGCCGCGGCCTCGGAGGGTGCGCGCTCTGCCGCGCCGCTGGGGGCCACCCCTGCAGATGGCGCCGAACGTACCCGGACCATGATCCGCACCGCGCTCGACGACCGCTACGCCGACGACGTCGCCGCGTCGCTGACGACGGTGGGCGGGGCGCCGGGCACCGAGGTGGAGGTACGCGCACAGGTGCCGGCGCTCGGGCTGTTCGGGCCTTCGGTCTCCCTGACGGTGCGGGGGCACGCGGTGCGGGAGGTCGAGCCGTGA
- a CDS encoding ABC transporter ATP-binding protein, with product MSTQAPTHDLLPVASARDTAVLAWRMVRGRAAGLALTITSFLVVGLAGIIPVLMIGRVVDAVRDGSDASVIHRAVAVMVVSGILGGVFATLSMAALAHTVAPALAQLREDVLDRALHLETARIEAAGIGDIVSRVGDDVRHLTRALDEAIPLLINSLAAVVFTAGGLFALDWRLGLAGLGAIPCYVFALRWYLPRSAPFYARQRTADGERADALVTGVHGASTLRAFGREHDALERIDRRSQEAVDITVGVFRLYTRFGARMNSSEFVGLALVLSAGFLLVRDDAVTVGAATTAALFFHRLFNPIGALLFVFDSVQSSGAALARLAGVALIPRRPVSTQEPGPAPDLVLQGVHHAYEADREILSAIDLRIALGEHVAVVGSTGAGKTTLGSIAAGTIEPTAGTVRLGQLDLVAADEATVRRHVALVSQEVHVFAGSLRDNLVLARADADDELLWQALRRTGSEPWARALPEQLDTQVGDLGAPLSPAQAQQLALARVLLLDPQVVVLDEATAEAGSSGARELEQAALAAIAGRSAIVVAHRLAQAQSADRIVVMDRGRIVEQGTHEELVSSGGRYADLWTAWAS from the coding sequence ATGAGCACCCAGGCACCCACCCACGACCTGCTGCCCGTCGCGTCGGCGCGCGACACCGCCGTGCTCGCGTGGCGCATGGTCCGCGGTCGTGCCGCCGGACTCGCGCTGACGATCACGTCGTTCCTGGTCGTCGGCCTGGCCGGGATCATCCCGGTCCTCATGATCGGCCGGGTCGTGGACGCCGTGCGGGACGGCTCCGACGCGTCCGTTATCCACCGGGCCGTCGCCGTGATGGTCGTGTCGGGCATCCTCGGCGGCGTGTTCGCGACGCTGTCGATGGCGGCACTCGCGCACACCGTGGCACCCGCACTGGCCCAGCTGCGCGAGGACGTCCTCGACCGCGCCCTGCACCTGGAGACCGCTCGCATCGAGGCGGCGGGCATCGGCGACATCGTCTCGCGCGTCGGGGACGACGTGCGGCACCTGACCCGGGCACTCGACGAGGCGATCCCCCTGCTCATCAACTCGCTCGCGGCAGTCGTCTTCACCGCGGGTGGCCTCTTCGCGCTGGACTGGCGACTCGGCCTCGCCGGGCTCGGCGCGATCCCCTGCTACGTCTTCGCGCTCCGCTGGTACCTGCCCCGCTCGGCCCCCTTCTACGCCCGCCAGCGCACCGCGGATGGCGAGCGCGCGGACGCCCTCGTGACCGGCGTGCACGGCGCGTCGACCCTGCGCGCGTTCGGCCGTGAGCACGACGCCCTCGAGCGCATCGACCGCCGGTCGCAGGAGGCGGTGGACATCACCGTCGGCGTTTTCCGCCTCTACACGCGCTTCGGGGCCCGCATGAACAGCTCGGAGTTCGTCGGGCTGGCGCTGGTCCTCTCAGCAGGATTCCTGCTCGTCCGGGACGACGCCGTGACGGTCGGTGCGGCGACCACCGCGGCCCTGTTCTTCCACCGGTTGTTCAACCCGATCGGCGCACTGCTGTTCGTCTTCGACTCCGTGCAGTCCAGTGGCGCCGCGCTCGCACGGCTCGCCGGTGTGGCGCTCATCCCCCGCCGCCCGGTGTCGACGCAGGAGCCCGGCCCGGCGCCGGACCTGGTGCTGCAGGGGGTCCACCACGCGTACGAGGCCGACCGCGAGATCCTCTCGGCGATCGACCTGCGGATAGCCCTCGGCGAGCACGTCGCCGTCGTCGGGTCCACGGGGGCCGGCAAGACGACCCTCGGAAGCATCGCGGCCGGCACGATCGAGCCGACCGCCGGGACCGTACGCCTGGGGCAGCTCGACCTCGTCGCGGCGGACGAGGCGACCGTACGCCGGCACGTGGCGCTCGTGTCGCAAGAGGTGCACGTCTTCGCGGGCTCGCTGCGCGACAACCTGGTTCTCGCGCGTGCGGACGCAGACGACGAGCTGCTCTGGCAGGCCCTGCGCCGTACGGGATCGGAGCCGTGGGCGCGGGCGCTGCCGGAGCAGCTCGATACGCAGGTGGGTGATCTCGGGGCTCCGCTCAGCCCGGCCCAGGCGCAGCAGCTGGCGCTGGCCCGGGTCCTGCTGCTCGACCCCCAGGTCGTCGTGCTGGACGAGGCGACTGCCGAGGCCGGGTCGTCGGGGGCCCGGGAGCTGGAGCAGGCCGCGCTCGCCGCGATCGCGGGCCGGAGCGCGATCGTCGTGGCGCACCGGCTCGCCCAGGCGCAGTCCGCGGACCGGATCGTGGTGATGGATCGCGGTCGGATCGTGGAGCAGGGCACCCATGAGGAGCTCGTCTCCTCAGGAGGCCGCTACGCCGATCTCTGGACCGCCTGGGCGAGCTGA
- a CDS encoding ATPase, T2SS/T4P/T4SS family, producing the protein MESSTPALADRVRDLVRQRRIDPRTDAESVRRAALDAIAEHESRSLTGAVRSLDEPDVVVGQIVADVSGFGPLQAYLDDDTVEEVWINEPSRVFIARAGRHELTSVILSAELVRELVERMLSTSGRRLDISQPFVDAMLPGGHRLHVVLDGIARGFAAVNIRKFVAKAHSVNDLVALGTLDPPSAAFLDASVRAGLNIVVSGGTQAGKTTLLNCLAASIPGSQRLVSVEEVFELQCGHPEYR; encoded by the coding sequence ATGGAATCTTCGACGCCGGCGCTCGCCGACCGTGTACGGGACCTGGTGCGACAGCGCCGGATCGACCCCCGCACGGATGCTGAGTCCGTACGCCGTGCCGCCCTCGACGCGATCGCCGAGCACGAGTCGCGCAGCCTGACCGGCGCGGTCAGGTCGCTGGACGAGCCGGATGTCGTGGTGGGGCAGATCGTCGCGGACGTGAGCGGCTTCGGGCCCCTGCAGGCGTACCTCGACGACGACACCGTCGAGGAGGTCTGGATCAACGAGCCGTCGCGGGTGTTCATCGCGCGAGCGGGGCGGCACGAGCTGACCTCCGTGATCCTGTCCGCCGAGCTGGTGCGCGAGCTGGTCGAGCGGATGCTGTCGACGTCCGGGCGACGGCTCGACATCTCCCAGCCGTTCGTGGACGCGATGCTGCCGGGCGGTCACCGCCTCCACGTCGTGCTGGACGGGATCGCGCGGGGCTTCGCGGCGGTCAACATCCGCAAGTTCGTCGCGAAGGCGCACTCGGTCAACGACCTGGTCGCCCTCGGGACGTTGGACCCGCCGAGCGCGGCGTTCCTCGACGCCAGCGTCCGGGCCGGTCTCAACATCGTGGTCTCCGGCGGGACCCAGGCCGGCAAGACGACGCTCCTGAACTGTCTGGCGGCATCGATCCCCGGCTCCCAGAGGCTGGTCTCGGTGGAGGAGGTGTTCGAGCTGCAGTGCGGGCATCCGGAATATAGATAA
- a CDS encoding DinB family protein, with product MTWTAPAPPALTDGPTTGDDRPMLEAMLEWHRWTLPNICAGLSDEQLATRPIASSNLSLLGLLRHMAKVERIWFRKRVAQQDVEHLHDFDARNDTDFNVIDASDAERAYDELVQEQRAAASSVADLPFDLEIETHHGAMSLRMVHLHMIQEYARHNGHADLLREAIDGTTGR from the coding sequence ATGACCTGGACCGCGCCCGCGCCGCCTGCCCTGACCGACGGACCGACCACCGGCGACGACCGACCGATGCTGGAGGCCATGCTGGAGTGGCACCGCTGGACGCTGCCGAACATCTGCGCGGGTCTGAGCGACGAACAGCTCGCGACCCGCCCCATCGCGTCGAGCAACTTGTCCCTGCTCGGGCTCCTGCGGCACATGGCCAAGGTCGAGCGCATCTGGTTCCGCAAGCGCGTCGCCCAGCAGGACGTCGAGCACCTGCACGACTTCGACGCGCGCAACGACACCGACTTCAACGTCATCGACGCCTCCGACGCCGAGCGCGCGTACGACGAGCTGGTCCAGGAGCAGCGTGCCGCAGCCAGCTCGGTGGCCGATCTGCCCTTCGACCTGGAGATCGAGACCCACCACGGTGCGATGTCGCTGCGCATGGTCCACCTGCACATGATCCAGGAGTACGCCCGCCACAACGGTCACGCGGATCTGCTGCGCGAGGCGATAGACGGCACGACCGGACGGTGA
- a CDS encoding GAP family protein: MISVLVLVIPLALAGAVSPVMLTEQTVLLAGRDGRRVAGCYAIGVGGTFLVLLWLMVAFGHSIALPKEPRLSASLDLVLGLLLILIAALLRYRRRRAPKAKKPRDYGLGLVQAFGFGVFSMATNFTTLAIMVPVAKEISASHLDVLGRLTVVCIVAVVGALPAWLPLAMTLVAPDPTRRGLQVLSDFIDRRGPLITILLLAAAGIFLVIRGLIHMIGL; the protein is encoded by the coding sequence ATGATCAGCGTCCTCGTGCTCGTGATCCCGCTGGCTCTCGCCGGGGCCGTCAGCCCCGTCATGCTCACCGAGCAGACCGTGCTGCTGGCTGGGCGCGACGGACGCCGCGTCGCGGGCTGCTACGCGATCGGGGTCGGCGGGACGTTCTTGGTGCTCCTGTGGCTCATGGTGGCCTTCGGCCATTCCATCGCTTTGCCCAAGGAGCCCAGGCTCAGCGCCTCCCTCGACCTCGTCCTCGGCTTGCTCCTGATCCTCATCGCTGCGCTGCTCCGGTACCGCCGGCGGCGTGCCCCCAAGGCCAAGAAGCCGCGCGACTACGGGCTCGGCCTGGTCCAGGCGTTCGGATTCGGCGTGTTCTCGATGGCGACGAACTTCACGACGTTGGCGATCATGGTCCCGGTGGCCAAGGAGATCTCCGCCAGCCATCTGGACGTCCTCGGACGCCTGACCGTGGTCTGCATCGTGGCCGTCGTGGGGGCGTTGCCGGCGTGGCTGCCCCTGGCGATGACGCTGGTGGCGCCCGATCCCACGCGCCGGGGCCTGCAGGTGCTGAGTGACTTCATCGACAGGCGCGGTCCCCTGATCACGATCCTGCTGCTGGCCGCGGCGGGCATCTTCCTGGTGATCCGGGGCCTCATCCACATGATCGGTCTGTGA
- a CDS encoding response regulator transcription factor: protein MASSLTRPDGSPLRVLVVDDEVNIAELLQMALRYEGWEVQVAHTGRKAVAMAKDFAPDAIVLDIMLPDYDGMEVLRKVRSFAPDVPVLFLTARDSVEDRVAGLTAGGDDYVTKPFSLEEVIARVRGLMRRAGATDSRPNHVITVGDLTLDEDSRDVSRAGEPIELTATEFELLRYLMRNPRRVLSKAQILDRVWDYDFGGQANIVELYISYLRKKIDAGRKPMIHTKRGAGYVLKPAE from the coding sequence ATGGCCTCCTCCCTGACCCGACCCGACGGCTCGCCCCTGCGCGTGCTCGTCGTCGACGACGAGGTCAACATCGCCGAGCTCCTGCAGATGGCGCTGAGGTACGAGGGCTGGGAGGTCCAGGTCGCCCACACGGGGCGCAAGGCGGTCGCGATGGCCAAGGACTTCGCACCGGACGCGATCGTGCTGGACATCATGCTCCCGGACTACGACGGCATGGAGGTGCTGCGCAAGGTACGGTCGTTCGCCCCCGACGTCCCTGTCCTGTTCCTCACCGCGCGTGACTCGGTGGAGGACCGGGTGGCCGGTCTCACGGCCGGCGGCGACGACTACGTCACCAAGCCGTTCAGCCTCGAGGAGGTCATCGCGCGCGTCCGTGGGCTGATGCGGCGCGCCGGTGCGACGGACTCCAGGCCCAATCACGTCATCACCGTGGGTGACCTGACCCTCGACGAGGACAGCCGCGACGTGTCGCGCGCGGGTGAGCCGATCGAGCTCACCGCGACCGAGTTCGAGCTGCTGAGATATCTCATGCGCAACCCGCGCCGCGTCCTGTCCAAGGCGCAGATCCTCGACCGGGTCTGGGACTACGACTTCGGCGGCCAGGCCAACATCGTGGAGCTCTACATCTCCTACCTGCGCAAGAAGATCGACGCCGGGCGGAAGCCGATGATCCACACCAAGCGGGGCGCCGGCTACGTCCTCAAACCGGCTGAGTAA
- a CDS encoding type II secretion system F family protein, translating into MSGALVGFCLSAGLVLIVSGWLRTRRPSLDQRVLPYVRDVHPSPAAPGPAGPLLDAVLGPALQRLGTVVGDLVGGSASVSRRLVRLGSPRSVDDFRITQVMWGAAGLAVGAGVSAVLWSSRGTPVPLLLVVSAMGFVVGVLWCDSHLSSKVTAREREMQAEFPVVADLLALAVAAGESPIAGLERILKVCHGALTDELARVISDVRTGTPMAEAFDRLAARTGVTSIARFAEGLAIAVERGTPLVDVLHAQAADVRESGRRELIEAGGRKEVAMMIPVVFLILPVTVVFAFFPGYVGLHLTSGT; encoded by the coding sequence ATGAGCGGGGCGCTCGTCGGCTTCTGCCTGTCGGCGGGCCTGGTCCTGATCGTGTCGGGCTGGCTGCGCACCCGCCGGCCGTCGCTCGACCAGCGCGTCCTGCCGTACGTCCGCGACGTCCACCCGTCCCCGGCCGCACCCGGCCCCGCAGGTCCTCTCCTCGATGCCGTGCTCGGGCCGGCCCTGCAGCGCCTCGGCACCGTGGTGGGCGATCTGGTGGGTGGCTCGGCGAGCGTCTCGCGGCGCCTGGTCCGGCTCGGGTCGCCGCGATCGGTCGACGACTTCCGCATCACCCAGGTCATGTGGGGCGCGGCGGGTCTCGCGGTCGGCGCCGGGGTCTCGGCCGTGCTCTGGTCGAGCCGCGGCACGCCGGTGCCGTTGCTGCTGGTCGTCTCCGCGATGGGATTCGTGGTCGGCGTCCTGTGGTGCGACAGCCACCTGTCCTCGAAGGTCACCGCACGCGAGCGGGAGATGCAGGCCGAGTTCCCGGTCGTCGCCGATCTGCTCGCGCTCGCGGTCGCGGCAGGCGAGAGCCCCATCGCCGGGCTCGAGCGCATCCTCAAGGTCTGCCATGGCGCGCTGACCGATGAGCTCGCCCGGGTGATCTCCGACGTGCGCACGGGCACCCCGATGGCCGAGGCGTTCGACCGGCTGGCCGCGCGCACCGGCGTCACCAGCATCGCGCGGTTCGCCGAGGGCCTCGCCATCGCGGTCGAGCGCGGCACCCCTCTGGTCGACGTCCTGCACGCGCAGGCCGCGGACGTACGCGAGTCGGGACGTCGCGAGCTCATCGAGGCGGGAGGACGCAAGGAGGTCGCGATGATGATCCCGGTCGTCTTCCTGATCCTGCCCGTGACCGTGGTGTTCGCCTTCTTCCCCGGCTATGTCGGGCTCCATCTGACCTCAGGCACGTGA